Within Gemmatimonadaceae bacterium, the genomic segment CCGGTCAGCGCCTGAACGAGCGCGGTCTTGCCGTGGTCGATGTGCCCGGCCGTACCGATGATCACTTACGCCAACTCCCCGCCCCACGCGTCGAGTGCGCGCAGCGGCTTGTCGTCGGCGAGATGCTCGCGCAGGAACTCGCGGAGGAGACGTTGATGCGCGCGCGCCTCGAGGGCGTCGGTGATGTCGTACGAACCGCCCGAGAGCCAGACGCGCAACGCCCCCCGCGCCGAGGCGGGAAGCGTGCGGCCCGTGCGAGCGAGCGTACGGCAGCGCGCGCACACGACGCCGCCGGCTGGATGGCTGAACAACGCCGGCTCGTCGGCCGCGACCGCCGCGTGGCATTCCGCGCAGTCGTCGATCGTCGGGGCGACGCCGAGTGCGGCGAGAACGCGCCACGCCGCGGCGAGCGTCGCGTCGCGCGCGCTCTGCCCGGGCGCGGCGGCGATCTCGTCGAGGGCGAGCGCGACGGCGTCGAACAAGTCGACGTCGGCGGCGCCTTCGTGCGCGCAGCGCAGCGCCATCTCGGCGATCGCCGCCGCGCCGTTGAAGCGGTCCAAGTGCGCGGCGAGCTGGGGACGTGCGTGGCCGAGGTCGAACCCGCCGAGTGTGTCGAGGTCGCGTCCCGGCTTGGTGTGCAGCTCGGCCGAACCCTGCGCGTACAGATCGAGCGCGGCGCCACCACCGAAGCGGCGCTGCGACCGCCGCGCGCCGCGCGCGAGCACGGAGCGCACGCCGGCGTCTCGCGTCAACAAGCGCAGAATGCGCGAGGACTCGAGATAGTCGAACGAGTGAAGGACGATGGCTTCGGTCAGCAGTGGGGGCATCTTCGCGGGTGGACAGGTGGACCGGTGGACCGGTGGACCGGTGAAAAAACGGAATGCCGACCAAGTAGTTCCCGTCCACCCGTCCACCCGTCCACCCTAAAAACCTAGCCCCCGTTCCGAGTCGAATTCGCTCGTAGAGGGACGAGCGCCGGCGCGCCGACGAGGGGGTCGTGCGTGACGGCGAGGGGCCACCTGTACACCGGCTCGAGCACGTCGGGGCGCATCACGTCGGCCGGCGATCCTTCGGCAACGACCGATCCGCGCTGCAGCAGAACCATGCGGTCGGCGAATCGCGCGACGAGGTTCAGTTGATGGCTCACGAGCAGCACGGCCTGGCCCGCCACCGCGAGCCGGTGCAGCAACTCGAACACGGCCATCTCGTGCGCGACGTCGAGAAACGCCGTCGGCTCGTCGAGGACGAGCGCGGTGCCGCCCTGAGCGAGCGCGCGGGCCAAGCGAACACGCTGCCACTCCCCGCCGGAGAGCGCGTCGATCCGCCGAGTCGTGAGAGCCTCGACTCCTGCTTCACGCATCGAGTCGGAGATCGCGCGCTCGTCGTCCGAGCTCGCGGCGTGCCAAATCCCGAGATGCGGGAATCGTCCGAGGGCAACGTAGTCGGCGACGGTCACGGGGAACGCGAGATCCTCGCGCTGACTCACCACGGCGATTCGCCGCGCGATGACAGGACGCGAGAGCGAGGCGAGCGATTCGCCGCTCACGCTAATCGCGCCGCGTGTGATCGCGACTCGGCCGACGAGCGCGCGCACTAGCGTGCTCTTGCCGCTGCCGTTGGGGCCTACGACCGCGGTCATCGCGCCCGCCGGCGCCTCGAGCGTGACTCCGGCGAGCGCGTCGATCTCCGAGCGCGCGTAGCGAACGGCGACGTCGTCGAAGCGAATCACGTGAGCCGCCGGAGCTTGAGCAGAAAGAACGGGACGCCCACCAGCGCGGTCACGGCGCCGAGCGGGAGCTCGGCGGGCGGCCGGAGGATGCGCCCGAGAAGATCGGCGACGACGACGAGCGTCGCGCCGTTCAGCGCGCTGCCGATGAGAAGCGCGCGGTGGCGTCGCAAACCGGCGGCGCGCGAGATGTGCGGCACGACGAGTCCGACGAATCCGACCAACCCGGCCGCCGCCACCGTCGCGGCTGTGACGAGCGACGCGAGAAACAGTACGCGACGAATGGACGCGTCGACGTCGAGCCCGAGGCCCGCGGCGGCTTCTTCGCCGAGACTGAGGACGTCGATCTCGCGGCCGAGGAGCACGAGCGCGGCGCCCCCGACGCCGACGTAGATCAGGAGCACGATGATCTGCGGCCACGTCGCTTCGGCCGCGGAGCCCATCATCCACCAGAGCGCGTTGCGCACGATGTTCGGTTCGGCATTCGCCAGCACGACCATGATCGCGGCGTTGGCGAACGCGCCGACGACGACGCCGGCCATGAGGAGGATGCGTGGATCGCCGCGCGCACCGGCCGCGCGCGCGACCATGAATGCCGCGACGACGGCGACGATCGCGCCGACGAAAGCCGCCAGCGGAACGAACGCCGACGCCAATCCGACGCTCACCGCGATCACCGCGCCGACAGCCGCGCCCCCCGACACGCCAAGCAGATACGGCTCGGCGAGTGGGTTGCGCATCACGCCTTGAAGCGCGGCGCCCGACATTCCCAGACCCGCGCCGACGAGCGCCGCGAGTATGACGCGCGGCAGCCGGAGTCCGCGCACGATGAACGCGCTGTCGCCGATGCCGCGCACGCCGTCCCAGAGCTGCGCGGGTGAGAGGCGAATGGTGCCGACGGCGAGACCGAGAAGACCTGCGAGGATCAGCGCTGCGACGAGGACCGCCCAGCGAGAGGCACGCATCCGTTAGCGCACCGCGCCCGGATGCAGCAAGTCGGCGAGCGAGCGCGCCGCGGCTCCCAGCGTGACGGACGGGCGTCCAACCAGCAGAGTGTCATAAATCAGCACATGCTTCTGCCGCACCGCCGACAGCGCCCGCCACTTCGGGTCGGTGCCGATGTTCGGCGCGGCGGCTGGGCTGGTCAGCACGTAGTCGGGGTTTCGTTTGGCCACGTCTTCGATGGTCACGACGGCGGATGGGGTCGCGATGTCTTCATATATGTTCCGCCCGCCGGCCGCGTCGAGCAACTGGCTGAGGAAGCTGCCGCCGCCGATGGCGATGAGCGGGCGATCCCAGGTCGGGATGAAGACCGTAGGATGCGGAAGGTTCGCGGTCGCCGCGCGCACGCGGTCGAGCGTCGCGGCCACGGAATCGACGAGCGCGTACGCGGCCGCCGAGTCTCCCGTCAGCCGTCCGAGGAGGCGCGTGTCGCGCTCGAACTGCGCGATGCTGTCGATCTTGAGCGCGAGCGGAATGACGCCCGCCTGCTGAAATCGTTCAGCGGCCGGACGATTGTCGTTGCTCGCGTAGAGAATGACGAGGTCCGGGTGAACGGCCAATACCGCTTCGACGTTCGGGCGCAGCGGCATGCCGACGTCGGTGACGGCGGCTGCCTCCTTCGGAAAGACGTCGTACGTCGACCGTCCAACGACGCGGGATCCCGCGCCGATGGCGAAGAGAATCTCGGTGGTCGTCGGGTTGAGGGAGACGATGCGTTTGGGGCGATTCTCGTGGCCGACGGTGATGACGTTGCCGAAGTCGTCTCGCCCGCCGCTCGCGCCGGACGTGGCGGGCTTGGCTCCGCCGCAGGCGAAGAGAGCGATGGAGAGCGCGCCGGTGAGCGCGTACAGCCGGCGATCCAAACGGTGCATGTCGTGTCGTGCGGTATCGGTGAGTGCTACTGGCTCTGTCGCTCGGAGACCAGCGCGTCGGCCAACCGTCGCTTGAGCTCTTCGCGGCGCGACTGATACGTCTCGCGGTCGGCGCCGTCGCGCGACGCGCCGTGCTCGAACGAATCGTCCAACTCCGCGATCCGCCGCGCGAGAGTGCTCGACGGTGCCTCGGCGACCGCAAGCGCCGGCCGAGGAATGCGGAAAGAGCGGCGCGTCGCAAAGAGGAGCGCGACGAGCATGGCGGCCGCGATCGCGGCGCCCACGCCGAGCTCCACACGCTCCGGCTTGAGACCGCCCGCGCTCGGCACGTCGATGCTGACGACGGTGCTCGCGTCGAGATCCTGCGCGAGAAAGCGACGGAACGTTCGTCCGTCGGCGTTCACGGGAGCGACTTCACGCAGGCGCGGAGCCGCGACTCGCGCGCGTGCGTCCTCGACCATGATCTCGAGCAAGCCGGTCGGGCGCTCGAGCGGAATCGAGAGCGGGAAGGATTTCGTCGGGAGATCGTAGGAGAACGCGACCTGGCGAAAGCCTGGGCTCAGCGGCGCGTAGAGTCCGGCGACTCCGCCGTGAAACGTCATCGCGCTTGCGGCGATCGTTCCGCCCGCGTTCGTGCGGGGTCCCCGGGCGTCCGCGGGAATGTGCGTGCTCCACAGCGGCGTGCTCGAGTCGCGTGCGACGAGCGTGACCGTGGTGTCGTTCTCCAGATCGTAGACTTCGCCGACGGGACGCGTACCGCCGGGCCCGGCGGCGGCGACGATGATGTGGCGGCCGCCGACCGCGATCGGCACCGGGCCCGACGTCGTGTCGAACACCGTCAGGCGCGCGTCGTCGCCCGTCGCATTCAGCGTGCGCAGCGGCGACGTGAAGTACGCGACGCCGCCGTAAGACGTCGACGTGAAGTAGAGCGCCGACGTGTCGCCCGACGCGCGATACTGCATCGCGTAGGTGCCTTTCGCCGTCGTCCGCACCGAGTCGAGCGGGCCGGCGTGATCGGGTCCGACGCGATGCAGCACGACCCACTGGTTCGGAATTGGGATCTGGCCCGAGCGCGTTCCTCGAACGACAACGCCCTCGA encodes:
- the recO gene encoding DNA repair protein RecO, which encodes MPPLLTEAIVLHSFDYLESSRILRLLTRDAGVRSVLARGARRSQRRFGGGAALDLYAQGSAELHTKPGRDLDTLGGFDLGHARPQLAAHLDRFNGAAAIAEMALRCAHEGAADVDLFDAVALALDEIAAAPGQSARDATLAAAWRVLAALGVAPTIDDCAECHAAVAADEPALFSHPAGGVVCARCRTLARTGRTLPASARGALRVWLSGGSYDITDALEARAHQRLLREFLREHLADDKPLRALDAWGGELA
- a CDS encoding ABC transporter ATP-binding protein, whose translation is MIRFDDVAVRYARSEIDALAGVTLEAPAGAMTAVVGPNGSGKSTLVRALVGRVAITRGAISVSGESLASLSRPVIARRIAVVSQREDLAFPVTVADYVALGRFPHLGIWHAASSDDERAISDSMREAGVEALTTRRIDALSGGEWQRVRLARALAQGGTALVLDEPTAFLDVAHEMAVFELLHRLAVAGQAVLLVSHQLNLVARFADRMVLLQRGSVVAEGSPADVMRPDVLEPVYRWPLAVTHDPLVGAPALVPLRANSTRNGG
- a CDS encoding iron ABC transporter permease, yielding MRASRWAVLVAALILAGLLGLAVGTIRLSPAQLWDGVRGIGDSAFIVRGLRLPRVILAALVGAGLGMSGAALQGVMRNPLAEPYLLGVSGGAAVGAVIAVSVGLASAFVPLAAFVGAIVAVVAAFMVARAAGARGDPRILLMAGVVVGAFANAAIMVVLANAEPNIVRNALWWMMGSAAEATWPQIIVLLIYVGVGGAALVLLGREIDVLSLGEEAAAGLGLDVDASIRRVLFLASLVTAATVAAAGLVGFVGLVVPHISRAAGLRRHRALLIGSALNGATLVVVADLLGRILRPPAELPLGAVTALVGVPFFLLKLRRLT
- a CDS encoding helical backbone metal receptor, translating into MHRLDRRLYALTGALSIALFACGGAKPATSGASGGRDDFGNVITVGHENRPKRIVSLNPTTTEILFAIGAGSRVVGRSTYDVFPKEAAAVTDVGMPLRPNVEAVLAVHPDLVILYASNDNRPAAERFQQAGVIPLALKIDSIAQFERDTRLLGRLTGDSAAAYALVDSVAATLDRVRAATANLPHPTVFIPTWDRPLIAIGGGSFLSQLLDAAGGRNIYEDIATPSAVVTIEDVAKRNPDYVLTSPAAAPNIGTDPKWRALSAVRQKHVLIYDTLLVGRPSVTLGAAARSLADLLHPGAVR